Proteins from one Malassezia vespertilionis chromosome 2, complete sequence genomic window:
- the MEU1 gene encoding S-methyl-5'-thioadenosine phosphorylase (COG:F; BUSCO:EOG09263KB4; EggNog:ENOG503NV1I): protein MQSAAPKPDWNGPPIHVGVIGGSGLYKLEGIEIIDSVLPETPWGLPSSPLSIARTPSGTLVAFLARHGLSHSYSPSGVPALANIAALKHIGVRVILAFSAVGSLREEIAPKDFVIASQIIDRTKGIRRSTYFGEGEEKNVVAHASFGEPFDVHLRPIVEGIARETLASHNSSVRVHSNKTVVCMEGPAFSTRAESLMYRQLGGDIINMSVIPEAKLAREAEMSYVLIATATDYDAWRESSEAVNVAEVIKSLQANAAASQVVTKALVDKVAELVEDDNSKVLTNSDRSMRFSIMTRPENVDEGVQQRIRYILPWYGSQ, encoded by the coding sequence ATGCAATCCGCAGCGCCGAAACCTGACTGGAACGGCCCTCCCATACACGTTGGCGTGATTGGTGGCAGTGGTCTGTACAAGCTGGAAGGAATCGAGATCATCGATTCCGTGCTGCCAGAGACGCCCTGGGGCCTGCCTTCGTCGCCGCTCAGCATTGCCCGCACGCCGTCCGGCACGCTCGTTGCgttccttgcgcgccatggacTTTCGCACTCGTATTCGCCTTCTGGTGTTCCTGCGCTGGCCAACATTGCTGCGCTCAAGCACATTGGTGTCCGGGTGATTCTTGCGTTTTCTGCAGTCGGTTCGTTGCGCGAGGAAATTGCACCCAAAGACTTTGTGATTGCATCGCAAATCATCGATCGGACTAAAGGCATACGCCGCTCTACGTACTTTGGTGAAGGCGAGGAGAAGAATGTGGTTGCGCACGCCTCGTTTGGCGAGCCCTTTGACGTGCATTTGCGTCCCATTGTGGAAGGCATAGCGCGCGAAACGCTCGCTTCGCACAATTCCTCCGTCCGTGTGCACTCCAACAAAACCGTTGTCTGCATGGAGGGTCCGGCATTttcgacgcgcgccgagtcgcTTATGTACCGccagcttggcggcgaCATCATCAACATGTCCGTGATTCCCGAGGCAAAGCTGGCGCGCGAAGCTGAAATGAGTTATGTACTTATTGCTACTGCGACAGACTACGATGCCTGGCGGGAGTCGTCCGAAGCTGTGAATGTGGCCGAGGTGATTAAGAGTTTGCAGGCcaacgcagcagcgtcgcaaGTGGTGACCAAAGCGTTGGTCGACAAGGTCGCTGAACTTGTCGAGGACGACAACTCCAAGGTCCTGACCAACTCGGACCGTAGTATGCGCTTCAGTATTATGACGCGCCCCGAGAATGTCGACGAGGGGGTGCAACAGCGCATTCGCTATATTTTGCCCTGGTACGGGAGCCAGTAG
- the TIM54 gene encoding mitochondrial import inner membrane translocase subunit tim54 (COG:U; TransMembrane:1 (o45-62i); BUSCO:EOG09263XVS; EggNog:ENOG503NZTX) produces the protein MSEVKEASGATPPRPRQIPAALRPLHWMGIPQGVLTWQPKLPSRNWTIFWTCLGSFTFLYYYDRKECRRIRAEYVERVRGLSEEVMQPSELPRRVQVYTAKYPGDDDYEAGVQYFKRYVKPVLVGAAVDYEIVSGTRLGGLARDLRDRIHSRRRNLAGVQPWDNKLGAAALPFSLTPAQALQRELDGAVVLIGRPALKEWAWALKEGWGTFIPAEPIDRDQQLAELLSEDNAFDEIFKEDVDNADAEVPLEKPAAPSQGFMLPSKVAFQGAKRSLPMGVPDAATSQSPVPEGTTPAPAPELPPMLPMPAQPPICFVDFTDLVGFRNIPRTMVNFFNRRKEVRNGGEAGLAIVLGNKNDAREFDVRPRGTVPSEPLQGGDLDWGVEEEAFYRPKFHRTLEIIAKERERYYNVLREELSASRELARGEREPTRSEKYERPRGEVELRQDRFQHERDWRNTEMGYEIAKTGVGVAWDDQWRGSLRVLRPRGPDESVPRKKYPDAPAEEQR, from the coding sequence ATGAGCGAGGTAAAGGAGGCGAGCGGAGCGACTCCGCCACGCCCGCGGCAGAttcctgctgcgctgcggccaTTACATTGGATGGGTATTCCCCAGGGCGTGCTCACATGGCAACCCAAGTTGCCCTCGCGCAATTGGACCATCTTTTGGACGTGTCTCGGCTCATTCACTTTTTTGTACTACTATGATAGGAAAGAGTGCCGCAGGATTCGTGCAGAGTACGTTGAACGTGTACGTGGTCTATCAGAGGAGGTGATGCAGCCGTCCGAGCTACCGCGCAGGGTGCAAGTGTACACGGCCAAGTATCCTGGCGACGACGACTACGAAGCCGGTGTCCAATATTTCAAGCGGTACGTCAAGCCTGTGCTTGTCGGAGCCGCTGTGGATTATGAGATCGTGAGTGGTACGCGTCTCGgcggccttgcgcgcgacttgcgcgacaGGATCCACTCGCGCCGACGAAACTTGGCCGGTGTGCAGCCGTGGGATAACAAGTTGGGTGCGGCTGCTCTGCCGTTTTCGCTTACCCCCGCCCAggcactgcagcgcgagctggatgGAGCAGTGGTGCTTATTGGCCGCCCTGCGCTGAAAGAATGGGCATGGGCTCTGAAAGAAGGCTGGGGTACATTTATTCCCGCCGAGCCCATTGACCGCGACCAGCAGCTGGCGGAGTTGTTGAGCGAGGACAATGCATTTGACGAGATCTTCAAGGAGGATGTGGACAACGCAGATGCAGAAGTGCCGCTCGAAAAgcccgcggcgccgtcgcaaGGCTTTATGCTTCCCTCGAAAGTCGCGTTCCAAGGGGCCAAACGCAGTCTTCCCATGGGCGTGCCGGATGCTGCGACGAGCCAGAGCCCTGTCCCCGAAGGCACCACGCCAGCACCCGCGCCCGAACTCCCTCCGATGCTTCCGATGCCCGCCCAGCCCCCTATCTGTTTTGTGGACTTTACTGACCTGGTCGGTTTCCGCAATATCCCAAGGACCATGGTTAATTTTTTCAATAGGCGCAAAGAAGTGCGCAATGGTGGCGAAGCCGGCCTGGCGATTGTGCTCGGGAACAAgaacgatgcgcgcgagtttgATGTGCGACCGCGCGGTACCGTTCCTTCTGAACCATTGCAAGGCGGCGATTTGGACTGGGGCGTGGAGGAAGAAGCGTTTTACAGGCCCAAGTTTCACCGCACGTTGGAGATCATTGcgaaagagcgcgagcgctaTTACAATGtcctgcgcgaggagctATCTGCGAGTCGTGAACTGGCGCGGGGAGAACGCGAGCCTACACGGTCGGAAAAGTACGAGAggccgcgcggcgaggtggAACTTCGGCAAGACCGATTCCAACACGAGCGCGACTGGCGCAATACGGAGATGGGGTATGAGATTGCGAAGACGGGTGTCGGCGTTGCGTGGGATGACCAGTGGCGTGGTAGCTTGCGTGTATTGCGCCCGCGCGGCCCAGACGAgtctgtgccgcgcaagaaatACCCCGACGCACCGGCGGAAGAGCAGCGCTAA
- the APL5 gene encoding AP-3 complex subunit delta (COG:U; EggNog:ENOG503NWX4), translating to MFEKSLGTLIKGLRSQRGKDEAKYVAGVLDEIRTEIKSADMEVKGEAVLKLAYLQMLGYQVKSVSFHILEAMASQNYRIKHIGYLAAALCFADDTEVLILATNLIKKDLHSAAPLDVLVALNGLSHVINQELAQHLGDDIAKMLTHSRPAVRKRAVLVLYSAILRYPELLDRTWERLRDLLCDPDQSVVTATMNAVCELARRNPAPFVALSPQLFDILTNSSNNWLLIKVIKLFSVLAPVEPRLIRKLQRPLTDIISTTPAMSLLYECIHTAITANMLDGEQGEQLAQRCIANLGEFLEDRDQNLRYIALLALAKLVPSHPDLVAGYQDTILASIRHPDMTIRLRALDLVCQLVHRDSMRHIVEALLDAVAQDDAANARSASTALQTVFGTHAAVDANPQGMPALDAVAVAKFHAQVAENVLELGSAHDYVNVPDMSWYFDILLRMLDMVDAVHAVRVADQLIEVVARTPKLRPAACAHLEEALGAQPHHQLLRAGAWVCSEYPLYTEKPQHLAQILVQDVCDLPLSVMDTAIQGAMKLFAYWTASLSDAWDADALAQVHDETASLIARLRALSQHASPQIDQCVQESLQLLLLLQTDLTTYEKQMPRHMLTPPRRIAAGEEQDAWAEEAAAKTPVESPRALHLLLPLYFTREDEPLQVVPLEAALDVHAWVVPQSTWAAVLDVVEPAQAKAKAKAQAQKEGACATDSINLDAVHAPQHSTYSHASTRDRAAAHRDDPFYLAAKPKKSGRKKHAAQNTDDLDEIPIVQLSMADFIPATPASSSPDTQVAIAASLQPKVVTRKKRPTRSGP from the coding sequence atgTTTGAAAAGTCGCTAGGCACCTTGATCAAGGGCCTCCGATCGCAACGCGGCAAGGACGAGGCCAAGTATGTCGCcggcgtgctggacgagaTCCGCACCGAAATCAAAAGCGCCGATATGGAGGTGAAGGGCGAGGCTGTGCTCAAACTGGCGTACCTGCAAATGCTTGGCTACCAAGTCAAGAGCGTCTCCTTCCATATCCTCGAAGCAATGGCGTCGCAAAACTACCGCATCAAGCATATAGGGTACCTTGCCGCCGCACTATGCTTTGCCGATGATACAGAAGTGCTCATTCTCGCGACGAATTTGATAAAAAAAGACTTGCATTCTGCGGCGCCACTCGacgtgctcgtcgcgctcaacGGCTTGTCGCATGTCATCAACCAGGAACTTGCACAGCATTTGGGCGACGATATTGCCAAGATGCTCACGCACTCACGTccggccgtgcgcaaacgcgccgtaCTTGTACTGTACTCTGCAATCCTTCGCTACCCCGAGCTCCTGGACAGGACGTGGGAACGGCTGCGCGACCTACTTTGCGATCCAGACCAGAGTGTAGTCACTGCCACGATGAATGCCGTGTgtgagcttgcgcgccgaaaTCCTGCACCGTTTGTCGCACTCTCGCCCCAGCTGTTCGATATCCTGACGAACTCGTCGAACAATTGGCTGCTTATCAAGGTGATCAAACTCTTTAGTGTGCTCGCGCCCGTCGAGCCGCGCCTGatccgcaagctgcagcgcccccTCACAGACATTATCAGCACGACGCCTGCCATGAGCTTGCTGTACGAGTGTATTCACACCGCTATTACTGCAAACATGCTGGACGGCGAACaaggcgagcagctcgcacaGCGGTGCATCGCCAACTTGGGCGAGTTCCTCGAAGACCGCGATCAGAATCTGCGGTACATTGCTCTTCTTGccctcgccaagctcgttCCTTCGCATCCCGACCTCGTCGCGGGCTACCAGGATACGATCCTCGCCTCGATCCGACACCCCGACATGACCATTCGCCTCCGTGCACTCGACTTGGTGTGCCAACTCGTGCATCGCGACTCGATGCGGCACATTGtggaggcgctgcttgatgCAGTAGCGCAAGACGACGCTGCGaacgcacgctcggcaagcactgcgctgcagaccgTGTTtggcacgcacgccgctgtAGACGCTAACCCCCAAGGTATGCCGGCATTGGACGCCGTCGCTGTCGCGAAATTCCACGCGCAGGTCGCGGAAAATGTGCTCGAGTTGGGCAGCGCACACGACTACGTCAATGTGCCCGATATGTCGTGGTACTTTGACATCTTGTTGCGTATGCTGGACATGGTcgatgcagtgcatgcgGTGCGCGTCGCCGACCAGCTGATCGAAGTCgtcgcacgcacgcccaaGCTTCGGCCTGCTGCATGTGCACACCTCGAGGAggcactcggcgcgcagccgcaccACCagttgctgcgcgccggTGCGTGGGTATGCAGCGAGTACCCTTTGTACACAGAAAAGCCGCAGCATCTCGCACAAATCCTCGTCCAAGACGTGTGCGACTTGCCACTGAGCGTGATGGACACAGCCATCCAAGGCGCGATGAAGCTATTTGCGTACTGGACCGCGTCGCTTTCTGACGCGTGGGACGCAGATGCGCTGGCACAGGTCCATGATGAGACTGCCTCGTTGattgcgcgcctgcgtgCCTTGTCGCAGCACGCAAGTCCCCAGATCGACCAGTGCGTACAAGAGTCGCTGCAActgctcctcctcctccaaACGGACCTAACGACGTACGAGAAACAGATGCCGCGCCACATGCTCACTCCCCCTCGCCGGATCGCCGCGGGCGAAGAACAAGACGCGTGGGCCGAAGAGGCCGCAGCAAAGACGCCTGTAGAGAGTccacgcgctttgcaccTCCTCCTTCCGCTTTACTTTACACGCGAGGACGAGCCACTGCAGGTAGTCCCCCTCGAGGCCGCGCTGGATGTGCACGCATGGGTCGTGCCGCAGTCAACATGGGCCGCGGTGCTCGATGTGGTCGAGCCGGCGCAGGCAAAGGCAAAGGCAAAGGCGCAGGCACAAAAAGAaggcgcctgcgccactGATTCTATAAACCTGGACGCTGTACATGCACCCCAGCACTCTACATACAGCCACGCCAGCACGCGCGAccgtgctgcggcgcacagagACGATCCCTTCTACCTTGCAGCGAAGCCGAAAAAGAGCGGGCGGAAGAAGCATGCCGCACAAAACACCGACGACCTCGACGAGATTCCCATTGTACAGCTGAGCATGGCAGACTTTATCCCAGCGACCCCCGCGTCAAGCTCGCCCGATACCCAAGTTGCCATCGCCGCCTCCCTTCAGCCTAAGGTAGTCACGCGAAAAAAACGACCAACACGTAGCGGTCCATAG
- the CET1 gene encoding mRNA-capping enzyme subunit beta (COG:S; BUSCO:EOG09264P4J; EggNog:ENOG503NXVE), with protein MVSDAPREARSIFGVDALDEFAVYVADWIWGHCNGLANVEIEAKIGTLVDRNTDERLRFPVLTETIIDAKALGVRFESNMSMEQHRRYNLLLNELVSYSGNLLSSEQVQYSHKKEIDAFYDERDDETGKTVHLRVTRDANTSEIKPNGVVRKQRIADLNIYSPNRPFDFRISINTETPMPPPPENSVPSFVREKNRLSYTHQNSQTDLTQVSLPKRRDEPLHELEVEVRDPMQLLQLAYDTKDGSGSTDQVWTPYEDAVLVLLNTIRLLIRNADSFS; from the exons ATGGTGTCGGACGCGCCAAGAGAGGCACGCTCCATTTTCGGAGTTGATGCATTGGATGAGTTTGCCGTGTATGTTGCAGACTGGATTTGGGGTCACTGCAATGGACTGGCAAATGTAGAG ATTGAGGCAAAAATAGGTACTTTGGTCGACCGCAACACAGACGAGCGGCTGCGCTTCCCAGTGCTGACCGAGACCATCATCGATGCAAAAGCACTTGGAGTGCGTTTCGAGAGCAACATGTCGATGGAACAGCATCGGCGGTACAACCTGCTCTTGAACGAGCTGGTTTCATACAGTGGCAATCTCCTTTCTTCCGAACAAGTGCAGTATTCCCACAAAAAAGAAATCGATGCTTTCtacgacgagcgcgacgatgaGACCGGCAAGACGGTGCACTTGCGTGTGACACGCGACGCAAACACGTCGGAAATCAAACCCAACGGCGTGGTCAGAAAGCAGCGTATCGCCGACCTGAACATTTACTCGCCAAATCGGCCATTTGACTTTCGAATTAGCATAAACACGGAAACGCcgatgccgccgccaccAGAAAACAGTGTGCCAAGCTTTGTCCGGGAAAAAAACCGACTATCCTACACACACCAAAACAGCCAGACTGACTTGACCCAAGTATCTCTTCCTAAGCGC CGAGACGAGCCGCTGCACGAACTCGAAGTGGAAGTGCGAGACCCTATGCAATTGCTGCAACTAGCCTACGATACAAAAGATGGCAGTGGAAGTACGGATCAGGTATGGACTCCGTATGAAGATGCAGTTTTGGTCCTGCTCAACACCATCCGTCTCCTGATCCGCAATGCCGATTCCTTTTCTTGA
- the TRM9_1 gene encoding tRNA (carboxymethyluridine(34)-5-O)-methyltransferase (BUSCO:EOG09264DIM; EggNog:ENOG503NVKF; COG:Q), which produces MARAEPVLRAKGPAAVDAAAVYDVIAGHFSSTRYKPWPLIPQFLATFSHGNVGADLGCGNGKYLYLRSALATGAPKNQQAILTIGSDRCEPLVRDAQLNFGDQEDRAKENEVTVADALHSGFRTGVFDYALSIATIHHFATPERRMRAVQELVRIVRPVAPCKKEGMGCGAGRFMIFVWAYEQRGGGRRKFDTVLSSDDASAQDVLVPWVMTPQHTTEAQGKNSTSS; this is translated from the exons atggcgcgtgcagagccGGTGCTGCGTGCCAAAGGGCCCGCTGCTGtggatgcagcagc CGTATACGATGTGATTGCCGGTCATTTTTCAAGCACGCGCTACAAG CCGTGGCCGCTGATTCCCCAATTTCTCGCGACGTTCAGCCATGGAAATGTGGGTGCGGACCTTGGATGTGGAAATGGAAAATACCTTTatttgcgctcggcgctggcgacGGGCGCGCCAAAAAACCAGCAGGCGATCCTGACCATTGGCTCGGATCGGTGCGAGCCACTTGTGCGAGACGCACAGCTCAATTTCGGCGACCAAGAAGATAGAGCAAAAGAAAACGAGGTGACTGTGGCTGATGCATTGCATAGCGGATTCCGCACGGGCGTATTT GATTACGCGCTGAGCATTGCCACGATCCACCACTTTGCCACGCCAGAACGCCGTATGCGTGCCGTACAGGAGCTGGTGCGCATTGTGCGTCCCGTTGCACCGTGCAAGAAAGAGGGAatgggctgcggcgctggccgGTTCATGATCTTTGTATGGGCGtacgagcagcgcggcggcgggcGGAGAAAATTTGATACAGTCCTTTCTTCGGACGATGCATCGGCACAAGACGTGTTGGTCCCGTGGGTCATGACACCACAGCATACGACggaagcgcaaggaaaa aactcgacgagctcgtAG
- a CDS encoding uncharacterized protein (EggNog:ENOG503Q2BQ; TransMembrane:1 (i67-88o); COG:S) yields the protein MVINPVLPSAYRWLDMPFNALRSDRWPTYWQISWDAQGSLESCYDMIPMQLRQSIIRRMSFYGASRLSVTALATATMLTGAAVLIYYAPWGDFDLDMGQILPYPLDFESFSMEQTGEDDCDDDEHIDPELLDGFGFKSGRSFSAVLTSSDPTSGLCHKPITVSLDGSPRRASTPNGALGAISSLPATPLRASVSQSPGSSTPVHSILRRDSHQDGLPTIYLRSDSVSNENMFGLSPLRSPRCSLSPTYSLLTKRSCDESLWCPSMSLDGDGSTSRSSNSTSRSIMPVEPDWAPFANTHERARKRAVVASFANSVSDQQVAMRHCLPHVSPPELEDGREFWFERFTQSTAAAGRNWDWRRRCKKDLADILDDEIAKDTSLKQVTDGEKEPVASYRVPFATIDLFKARSNLPNDSLAPMSPTSSTSFALPPTPTSPGFGPNLTVPEYDLPHSESAPELSVHGSSKRKITLDMDTLERSTSSNDAGSENVRPKSPRSPSFYNRAGVEPLQMPYGKASTLQMRFKNKFAGRVRSTLRGM from the coding sequence ATGGTGATTAACCCCGTGCTTCCATCGGCGTACAGATGGCTGGATATGCCCTTCAACGCTTTACGCTCCGACCGGTGGCCCACATACTGGCAGATCTCATGGGACGCCCAAGGGTCGCTTGAGTCATGCTACGATATGATCCCCATGCAGCTACGGCAGTCAATTATTCGCCGTATGAGCTTCTATGGCGCTAGTCGCTTGTCGGTCACTGCATTAGCCACCGCGACAATGCTGACGGGAGCCGCGGTCCTTATCTACTACGCGCCATGGGGCGATTTCGACTTGGATATGGGCCAAATCCTCCCTTACCCTCTGGATTTTGAGTCGTTTAGCATGGAACAAACTGGAGAAGACGATTGCGACGATGACGAACACATTGATCCCGAACTCTTGGATGGGTTTGGGTTCAAATCTGGCCGCTCATTCAGCGCGGTTCTCACCAGTTCTGACCCTACCAGTGGTCTTTGCCACAAACCCATTACCGTGAGCTTGGATGGAtcaccgcgccgcgcatctaCACCCAATGGAGCGCTAGGCGCAATCTCCTCTCTACCAGCTACGCCACTCAGAGCAAGTGTTTCACAGTCACCGGGGTCCTCTACCCCCGTGCACTCTATTTTGAGGCGGGACTCGCACCAGGATGGCTTACCGACTATTTACTTGCGCTCGGACAGCGTTTCGAACGAAAACATGTTTGGGCTATCGCCACTTCGATCACCCCGTTGCTCTTTGTCCCCTACATACAGTTTGCTTAccaagcgcagctgtgACGAATCGCTTTGGTGCCCTTCAATGTCGTTAGATGGCGACGGGAGCACTTCGCGGAGCAGCAACAGTACCTCACGGAGCATTATGCCCGTCGAACCTGACTGGGCGCCTTTCGCGAATACACACGAACGTGCACGGAAGCGCGCTGTTGTGGCATCGTTTGCAAATTCGGTCTCGGATCAGCAAGTGGCCATGCGCCATTGTCTTCCGCACGTTTCGCCGCCCGAACTCGAGGACGGTCGCGAATTTTGGTTTGAGCGTTTCACACAAAGCACTGCTGCTGCGGGCCGTAACTGGGACTGGCGCCGCCGTTGTAAGAAGGATCTTGCGGATATCTTGGACGACGAGATCGCAAAGGATACCTCGCTGAAACAGGTAACGGACGGCGAGAAGGAGCCAGTCGCTTCATACCGTGTGCCGTTCGCAACAATCGACTTATTCAAAGCGAGGTCGAATCTCCCTAATGACTCTCTTGCTCCCATGTCTCCTACTTCTTCTACCTCTTTTGCCCTTCCCCCTACTCCAACAAGCCCCGGGTTTGGGCCTAATTTAACCGTTCCGGAATATGACTTGCCCCATTCCGAAAGTGCACCGGAGTTGTCGGTGCATggcagcagcaagcggAAGATAACGCTGGATATGGATACGCTCGAGCGCTCTACATCGTCCAACGATGCAGGGTCAGAGAACGTGCGTCCCAaatcgccgcgctcgccatcgtTTTACAACCGAGCGGGCGTAGAGCCGTTGCAAATGCCATATGGCAAAGCATCTACGCTTCAAATGCGTTTCAAGAATAAGTTCGCTggccgcgtgcgcagcacgcttCGTGGCATGTGA
- a CDS encoding uncharacterized protein (MEROPS:MER0043475; COG:F; EggNog:ENOG503NXK9), which produces MAEEENVHARPGDTKRTISVALLVTGEPPKEVQDSLKGGYEIMFRDMFATALASIPRFDWHPKMSLQIQAFNVVLGEFPEIEELDEGKWDVVVITGSRTSVLKEDEVWIHVLSRYITHLVDEHPLVRIVGIGFGHQLIVRIYGGSVVEDRANGEYGVADIQLTPEGIEMLSPIDKKTTWRLEQVHSDSVVEAPKPVDDDEWILLGSSAKCKYQGFVLRYPTHAPPLPHLVNTSSYIAFDVDDVATGAAGPMPIRSAHILTLQGHPELNAELTKAELTCLCATGQMDWDARDYALAQAQSGVSDGAQTAQMLLAMLSVEPAVSDVPLDT; this is translated from the exons ATGGCGGAAGAAGAGAACG TGCATGCCAGGCCCGGCGACACCAAAAGGACGATTAGCGTCGCACTGCTCGTCACGGGCGAGCCGCCAAAAGAGGTGCAGGACTCGCTAAAGGGCGGCTATGAGATCATGTTCCGCGACATGTTTGCCACGGCGTTGGCCAGCATTCCGCGCTTTGACTGGCATCCGAAGATGTCTTTGCAGATCCAGGCCTTTAACGTCGTCCTCGGCGAGTTTCCCGAgatcgaggagctcgacgaggGCAAGTGGGACGTTGTCGTGATTACCGGAAGCC GTACGTCGGTGCTGAAGGAGGACGAGGTCTGGATTCACGTCTTGTCCCGCTACATTACCCACCTTGTTGACGAGCACCCACttgtgcgcatcgtcggcatCGGGTTTGGGCACCAGCTCATTGTGCGCATCTacggcggcagcgtcgtggAGGACCGTGCGAATGGCGAG TATGGCGTCGCGGATATCCAGCTCACCCCCGAAGGCATCGAGATGCTCTCGCCCATCGACAAAAAGACGACTTGG cgccttgaACAAGTACACAGCGACAGCGTCGTCGAGGCACCTAAACCAgtcgacgacgacgagtGGATTCTTCTCGGGTCGTCCGCCAAGTGCAAGTATCAAGGCTTTGTACTGCGCTACCCAACCCACGCGCCGCCTCTCCCTCACCTCGTCAACACCTCATCATACATTGCTTTTGACGTCGACGACGTGGCTACGGGCGCCGCAGGGCCTATGCCTatccgcagcgcgcacatcCTCACGCTGCAGGGGCACCCCGAGCTGAACGCAGAACTGACTAAAGCAGAGCTTACCTGCCTCTGTGCCACCGGTCAGATGGACTGGGATGCACGCGATTACGCGCTAGCACAGGCGCAATCGGGAGTGTCGGATGGCGCGCAGACCGCGCAAATGCTCTTGGCGATGCTTAGCGTCGAGCCAGCCGTCTCCGATGTCCCATTGGACACGTGA